The proteins below come from a single Bartonella schoenbuchensis R1 genomic window:
- a CDS encoding Fur family transcriptional regulator, whose product MDKKQNYEQVLRAAGLRITRQRRIILDILTDTDDHPNAFEIFQRANKIDSSISLSTVYRTMKTLEENGTIHRHAFSGGPSRFEQANGQHHDHLIDVETGHIIEFQSDIIEKLQEEIAHSLGYNIIHHRLELYGKKRNS is encoded by the coding sequence ATGGACAAAAAACAAAACTATGAACAAGTATTGCGAGCTGCAGGTTTAAGGATAACACGCCAAAGGCGTATTATCCTCGATATTTTAACCGATACAGATGACCACCCTAATGCATTTGAAATTTTTCAGCGTGCAAACAAAATAGATTCTAGTATTTCACTATCGACTGTTTATCGCACAATGAAAACATTAGAAGAAAATGGAACAATTCATCGCCACGCTTTCAGTGGTGGACCATCTCGTTTTGAACAAGCAAATGGCCAACACCATGACCATCTTATTGATGTGGAAACAGGACACATTATCGAATTTCAGTCTGATATTATTGAAAAATTGCAAGAAGAGATTGCCCATTCTCTTGGCTACAATATAATTCACCATCGTCTTGAGCTTTATGGGAAAAAACGTAATTCTTAA
- a CDS encoding peptidylprolyl isomerase, translated as MKFKLTTLFVASTLLVSTSLSVVAQDHVKSAPNDLNTLDKASAKPIAPSHVMAIINGKSITAGELDELALEINPNLARLSDEQRRITVLKAYLDMQAFAKAAIEKGIDKTEVYDKRMAIMRDNVLQQLYFKQMVVDKIQDADLQALYDKEVAALPKEDEVKARHILVKTKEAAEAIIKRLKKGESFEEIAKKDSTDGSASVGGDLGYFSYGQMVKPFEDAAFSLKVGEYTKKPVESPFGWHIIKVEDRRPKQPPAFDDVKEVLRTQIMKDRYHALIIDLRNKVDVKYPDSHIAKLMQSLNENNAALPGETSNEEEE; from the coding sequence ATGAAATTCAAATTAACAACGCTCTTTGTGGCATCAACTTTATTGGTAAGCACGAGTTTGAGTGTAGTGGCTCAAGATCACGTAAAATCTGCACCAAATGATTTAAATACTTTGGATAAAGCCTCAGCAAAACCAATTGCGCCTTCTCACGTTATGGCCATTATTAATGGGAAGAGTATTACAGCGGGTGAATTGGATGAGCTAGCACTTGAAATAAATCCTAATTTGGCACGTCTTTCTGATGAACAGCGTCGTATAACAGTCTTAAAAGCCTATTTAGATATGCAAGCGTTTGCTAAAGCAGCAATTGAAAAAGGTATCGATAAAACAGAAGTTTATGATAAACGTATGGCAATTATGCGTGATAATGTTCTTCAGCAGCTTTATTTTAAACAGATGGTTGTTGATAAGATTCAAGATGCTGATTTGCAAGCTCTTTATGACAAGGAAGTTGCTGCTTTACCTAAAGAAGATGAGGTTAAAGCACGTCATATTTTGGTTAAAACGAAAGAAGCAGCAGAAGCTATTATTAAACGCTTAAAGAAGGGTGAAAGTTTTGAAGAGATTGCAAAAAAGGATTCAACAGATGGTTCGGCTTCTGTAGGCGGTGATCTTGGTTATTTTAGTTATGGTCAAATGGTTAAACCCTTTGAAGATGCTGCATTTAGTTTGAAAGTTGGTGAATACACTAAAAAGCCTGTTGAGAGCCCATTTGGTTGGCATATTATCAAAGTGGAAGATCGTCGACCAAAACAACCTCCTGCATTTGATGATGTTAAAGAGGTATTGCGTACACAGATTATGAAAGATCGTTATCATGCATTAATCATTGATTTGCGTAATAAGGTAGATGTGAAATATCCTGATTCTCATATTGCAAAACTCATGCAATCACTTAATGAAAATAATGCAGCCCTTCCAGGTGAAACATCCAATGAAGAAGAGGAATAA
- the argJ gene encoding bifunctional glutamate N-acetyltransferase/amino-acid acetyltransferase ArgJ, which translates to MAVQISPLSPKTIQELPPLSGVRMATAEAGIKYKNRTDLLLIVFDEPANVAGVFTRSKCPSSSVDHCRASLSHGVARGVVVNSGNANAFTGHKGKQTTDAIVHTAASILKARENEIFLASTGVIGELMSASCLLNLLPNMATEAEEGNWLEAAKAIMTTDTFPKLATRRFDFGGEVVTINGIAKGSGMIAPDMATMLSFVVTDAAIASDILQSMLSEAVQGSFNSITVDSDTSTSDTLMLFATGKVTGNSLCLTSKSDPRYKAFTKQLSELLHELALQVVCDGEGARHLIEVSVTGATTDSAAKSIALSIANSPLVKTAIAGEDANWGRVVMAVGKAGVEANRDFLTIWFGEHRVAVNGERDPDYSEEMMSTYMKNQYITIRVDIGLGSGKATVWSCDLTKEYVAINGDYRS; encoded by the coding sequence ATGGCTGTACAGATATCGCCTTTATCTCCCAAAACAATACAAGAGCTTCCGCCATTATCCGGTGTACGGATGGCAACGGCGGAAGCTGGGATTAAATATAAAAATCGTACAGATCTTCTCTTGATCGTATTTGATGAGCCAGCAAATGTGGCAGGTGTTTTTACACGTTCTAAATGTCCATCTTCTTCTGTGGATCATTGTCGTGCATCGCTTTCTCATGGAGTTGCGAGGGGTGTTGTTGTTAATTCTGGGAATGCAAATGCTTTTACAGGACATAAAGGTAAGCAAACAACAGATGCAATAGTACACACTGCAGCAAGTATCTTAAAGGCTAGAGAAAATGAAATTTTTTTGGCCTCTACTGGTGTTATTGGCGAATTAATGAGTGCCTCTTGTTTATTAAATCTTTTGCCCAATATGGCTACTGAAGCAGAAGAAGGAAATTGGTTAGAAGCTGCAAAAGCTATTATGACAACTGATACGTTTCCAAAGCTTGCAACACGCAGATTTGACTTTGGTGGGGAAGTTGTGACCATTAATGGAATTGCAAAAGGTTCTGGTATGATTGCTCCAGATATGGCAACAATGCTTTCTTTTGTAGTAACTGATGCAGCAATTGCTTCTGATATACTTCAATCTATGTTATCAGAGGCGGTTCAGGGATCTTTCAATTCCATTACTGTTGATAGTGATACTTCAACATCCGATACATTGATGTTATTTGCAACAGGGAAAGTAACAGGCAATTCCCTTTGTCTGACGAGTAAATCAGATCCGCGTTATAAGGCATTTACAAAGCAATTGAGTGAGCTTTTGCATGAACTTGCATTACAGGTTGTTTGTGATGGTGAGGGGGCCCGTCATTTAATTGAAGTTAGTGTAACTGGTGCCACAACAGATAGTGCCGCTAAAAGCATTGCTCTATCAATTGCAAATTCACCCCTTGTAAAAACGGCTATTGCGGGTGAAGATGCTAATTGGGGGCGGGTGGTTATGGCAGTTGGAAAAGCTGGTGTTGAAGCAAATCGCGATTTCTTAACAATCTGGTTTGGCGAACATCGTGTGGCTGTTAATGGAGAGCGTGATCCTGATTATAGTGAAGAGATGATGAGCACTTATATGAAAAACCAATACATTACGATTCGTGTTGATATCGGTCTTGGAAGTGGTAAAGCAACAGTTTGGTCTTGCGATTTAACAAAAGAATATGTTGCAATTAATGGCGACTATAGAAGTTAA
- the mutT gene encoding 8-oxo-dGTP diphosphatase MutT, translated as MQIKRSLLLVVACALLDKDNRVLLAKRPPGKSMSGLWEFPGGKVEEGETPEESLIRELKEELDIHVQKNNFLPLTFASHSYETFHLLMPFYICRHYRGIPQGREGQNLKWIFINDLDKYSMPDADKPLVQVLKNFLL; from the coding sequence ATGCAGATAAAACGCTCACTTCTTCTTGTCGTTGCATGTGCATTGTTGGATAAAGATAATCGAGTTTTACTTGCAAAGAGGCCTCCAGGAAAATCAATGAGTGGTTTGTGGGAATTTCCTGGTGGAAAGGTTGAAGAGGGGGAAACACCAGAGGAATCATTGATTCGTGAATTAAAGGAGGAGCTTGATATTCATGTTCAAAAAAATAATTTTTTGCCTTTAACATTTGCAAGCCATAGTTATGAAACATTTCATTTATTAATGCCATTTTATATCTGTCGCCATTATAGGGGTATCCCTCAAGGACGAGAAGGGCAAAATTTAAAATGGATTTTTATTAACGATCTTGATAAATATTCTATGCCTGATGCTGATAAGCCATTAGTGCAGGTGTTGAAAAACTTTCTTCTGTAA
- a CDS encoding L-cystine transporter: MTFNFFINLFLFIIFLLLLSQSKKIKWGFALRVMLGLIVGLIFGSALQFIYGEGESTLLKSVEWFNIIGDGYLLLLQMIVMPLVFISIVSAVAHLHSSYAVSRISVVTISILLFTTCISALVGILVVNFFGLTANGLVHGGEDISAVLGGNTFQVGEINIPKLILSFIPQNPFADLMGSERTSIIRVVIFSAFLGSAVLLLKKDDPDKGEKALSFIQVIQSWVMWLVRIVIALTPYGIFALMTKVGATSNVADIFKLLVFIVASYIGIILMFGIHGVLLGISGINPFRFFKKVVPVLTFAFSSRSSSATIPLNIEAQTQWIGVPQSIASFAASFGATIGQNGCAGLYPAMLATMIAPSVGINPFDPIWIATLVGVVTLSSIGVAGIGGGAVFAALIVLPIMGLPIALVAVLISVEPLIDMGRTALNVNGSMLAGAMTSQILRTTDKSIFEK, translated from the coding sequence ATGACATTTAATTTTTTTATTAATTTATTTCTATTTATTATTTTTTTATTATTGCTTTCTCAAAGTAAAAAAATCAAATGGGGTTTTGCGCTACGTGTTATGTTGGGTCTTATTGTTGGCCTGATTTTTGGAAGTGCTTTGCAGTTTATTTATGGGGAAGGCGAGTCAACACTATTAAAATCTGTTGAATGGTTTAACATTATTGGAGATGGTTATCTATTATTGTTGCAAATGATTGTTATGCCATTAGTGTTTATCTCTATCGTTTCAGCGGTAGCGCATTTGCATTCTTCTTATGCTGTTAGCAGAATTAGTGTAGTAACAATTTCAATATTACTTTTTACAACGTGTATTTCAGCATTGGTTGGTATTTTAGTAGTTAACTTTTTTGGGTTAACAGCGAATGGTTTAGTGCATGGAGGGGAGGATATATCTGCTGTTCTTGGCGGGAATACTTTTCAAGTTGGAGAAATAAATATACCAAAATTAATTTTATCATTTATTCCCCAAAATCCATTTGCTGACTTAATGGGATCTGAACGTACATCTATTATTAGGGTTGTTATTTTTTCAGCGTTTTTAGGATCTGCTGTTCTTCTTTTAAAGAAAGATGATCCAGATAAAGGGGAGAAAGCTCTTTCATTTATTCAAGTTATACAGTCTTGGGTTATGTGGTTAGTACGTATTGTAATTGCGTTAACGCCTTATGGTATTTTTGCTCTTATGACTAAGGTGGGTGCAACCTCAAATGTTGCTGATATTTTTAAATTACTAGTTTTTATTGTTGCTTCTTATATTGGTATTATTCTTATGTTTGGAATTCATGGTGTGTTGCTTGGTATATCAGGCATTAACCCATTTCGTTTTTTCAAAAAAGTTGTACCTGTTTTGACATTTGCTTTTAGTAGCCGTTCAAGTAGTGCTACTATTCCTCTAAATATTGAAGCGCAAACCCAATGGATTGGTGTACCACAATCAATTGCAAGTTTTGCAGCTTCTTTTGGTGCAACGATTGGCCAAAATGGTTGTGCAGGTCTTTATCCAGCTATGCTTGCAACCATGATAGCACCATCTGTTGGTATTAATCCTTTCGACCCTATCTGGATTGCTACTCTCGTTGGGGTAGTAACTTTGAGTTCTATTGGAGTTGCTGGTATTGGTGGTGGTGCTGTTTTTGCTGCATTAATTGTTTTACCAATTATGGGGCTCCCTATTGCTTTGGTAGCCGTACTTATTTCTGTTGAACCTTTAATTGATATGGGGCGTACAGCTCTTAACGTTAATGGTTCAATGTTGGCTGGAGCTATGACAAGTCAAATATTACGCACAACGGATAAGAGCATTTTTGAAAAATAA
- a CDS encoding methyltransferase domain-containing protein yields MSHPLIFDHIRIEQFRKRAFKKAKEGYDFLLSYVAEDLYKRLKTVERQFTLALDLHSHTGLAVQTLKKSGKISSIERVETDILYQSHDQKFHLRDREFLDFPPHYCDLVVSLLSLQLTNDTPGVLKQIKDILKPDGLFLAVMTGAGTLRELRESLLQAELEIYGGVSPRIYPFADIRDVGAILQRVGFAMPVVDIENITIRYNTMFDLMHDLKAMGMQNALINRSQRPVSKRFFLRAAEIYAQQFSDPDGRIRAHFSFIWLSGWAPDQNQQKPLRPGSAQIFLVDVLEKQSK; encoded by the coding sequence ATGTCTCATCCTCTTATTTTTGACCATATCCGCATTGAACAATTTCGCAAACGCGCTTTTAAAAAAGCAAAAGAGGGATATGATTTTTTATTATCCTATGTTGCTGAGGATCTTTACAAACGTCTAAAAACTGTTGAGCGTCAATTCACACTAGCTCTAGATTTACATAGCCATACGGGCCTTGCTGTACAAACTTTAAAAAAATCTGGCAAAATTAGCTCTATAGAACGTGTTGAAACTGACATTCTTTACCAAAGTCATGATCAAAAATTTCATTTACGTGACAGAGAATTTCTTGATTTTCCACCACACTATTGCGATCTTGTTGTTTCGCTTCTCTCACTACAATTAACCAATGATACCCCTGGTGTTTTAAAACAAATAAAGGACATTCTTAAACCAGATGGCCTATTTCTTGCAGTTATGACTGGAGCTGGAACATTAAGAGAATTGCGAGAAAGTTTGCTTCAAGCTGAACTCGAAATTTATGGAGGAGTTAGCCCAAGAATTTATCCTTTTGCCGATATTCGTGATGTAGGAGCTATTTTACAACGTGTTGGTTTTGCTATGCCCGTAGTGGATATCGAAAATATCACAATACGCTACAATACAATGTTTGATCTCATGCATGACCTTAAAGCCATGGGGATGCAAAATGCGTTAATTAACCGCTCACAACGCCCTGTGTCTAAGCGCTTTTTTCTTCGCGCTGCTGAAATCTACGCACAACAGTTTAGTGATCCAGATGGTCGCATTCGCGCGCATTTTTCTTTCATATGGTTATCCGGCTGGGCACCTGATCAAAATCAACAAAAACCCTTACGTCCTGGTTCAGCGCAAATATTCCTTGTTGATGTTTTAGAAAAACAATCAAAATAA
- a CDS encoding ComF family protein has protein sequence MLGKFIESLIKILYPPTCPGCKKIVSAYSTVCSDCWKDFQFITKPYCPVMGIPFAYDMGEGFLSGEAIQASPPFSRVRSVVVHKGLARLLTIQLKYSDRLELARFMSNWMVLAGRELLDDCDVIIPVPLHFRRFFWRRYNQSAELARYIAAARKKPFKPSWLVRSRHIRPQVGLSAKERKLNVQSTFKVPHKIKKHLKGRSILLIDDVLTTGETITAAAATLKRAGAQQVDVLTFSRVLKDVSVLSHS, from the coding sequence ATGTTGGGTAAATTCATTGAGTCCTTAATAAAAATTTTATATCCACCGACTTGCCCTGGATGTAAGAAAATTGTTTCTGCTTATAGTACGGTTTGTTCTGATTGTTGGAAAGATTTTCAATTTATTACGAAACCTTATTGTCCTGTTATGGGGATTCCTTTTGCTTACGATATGGGAGAAGGTTTTCTTAGTGGTGAAGCAATTCAAGCCTCTCCTCCTTTTTCACGTGTTCGTTCAGTGGTTGTTCATAAGGGGTTAGCGCGACTTTTGACAATCCAATTGAAATATAGTGATCGTCTAGAATTAGCACGTTTTATGTCTAATTGGATGGTACTTGCAGGGCGTGAACTTCTTGATGATTGCGATGTTATTATACCTGTTCCATTGCATTTTCGTCGTTTTTTCTGGCGACGTTATAATCAATCTGCTGAACTTGCCCGTTATATTGCAGCAGCACGGAAAAAACCTTTTAAACCTAGCTGGCTTGTTCGTTCTCGGCATATTCGTCCACAGGTTGGTTTATCTGCTAAGGAAAGAAAACTTAATGTGCAAAGCACTTTTAAGGTACCTCATAAAATTAAAAAGCATTTAAAAGGGCGTTCTATTTTGCTGATTGATGATGTTTTGACAACAGGTGAAACAATTACTGCAGCAGCTGCAACATTAAAACGTGCAGGTGCACAACAAGTTGATGTACTGACATTTTCGCGCGTATTAAAAGACGTTTCTGTTTTGTCTCACTCTTGA
- the grxC gene encoding glutaredoxin 3, with protein sequence MKEITLYTRPGCPYCTKARALFDKKGVKYTDIDASTSLRQQMVQRANGRNTFPQIFIGDYHVGGCDDLYALDAEGKLDCLLKSA encoded by the coding sequence ATGAAAGAAATAACACTTTATACACGTCCCGGTTGTCCCTATTGTACAAAAGCGCGTGCTTTATTTGATAAAAAGGGCGTCAAATATACAGATATTGATGCATCAACTTCCCTTCGCCAACAAATGGTACAACGAGCGAATGGGCGTAATACGTTTCCTCAGATTTTTATAGGTGATTATCATGTTGGAGGTTGTGATGATCTTTATGCTTTAGATGCTGAAGGTAAACTCGACTGTTTACTCAAAAGTGCCTAA
- the ubiG gene encoding bifunctional 2-polyprenyl-6-hydroxyphenol methylase/3-demethylubiquinol 3-O-methyltransferase UbiG, whose translation MINKAHTTIDQSEIDHFSQIASEWWNPQGKFRPLHQFNPTRLAYIKEKICLEFDRDPMSLTPFEGLRILDIGCGGGLLCEPMARLGATIIGADASQTNIEVAKTHAIQSGLSIDYRATTAETLADEEEQFDVILNMEIVEHVADVNLFMSATAKMLKPQGLMFVATLNRTWKAWGLAIVGAEYILRWLPKGTHDYKKFLKPQELKKLLSQNTLSVIDEIGITYNPLNDSWNRSKDMDVNYMLLAKRFE comes from the coding sequence ATGATAAATAAAGCTCACACTACGATTGATCAGAGTGAAATTGATCATTTTTCACAAATTGCTTCTGAATGGTGGAATCCGCAAGGCAAATTTCGCCCCCTCCATCAATTCAATCCAACACGCCTTGCTTATATTAAAGAAAAAATCTGTTTAGAATTTGATCGTGACCCTATGTCCCTTACGCCTTTTGAAGGTTTGAGGATTCTTGATATTGGTTGTGGGGGCGGCTTATTATGTGAACCAATGGCCCGCCTTGGAGCCACTATTATAGGAGCCGATGCTTCGCAAACCAATATCGAGGTAGCAAAAACCCATGCAATCCAAAGCGGTCTTTCAATTGATTATCGCGCCACCACTGCAGAAACACTTGCAGATGAAGAAGAACAATTTGATGTAATTCTCAACATGGAGATTGTTGAACATGTTGCCGATGTTAATCTCTTCATGTCGGCCACTGCCAAAATGCTCAAACCACAAGGGCTTATGTTTGTCGCAACACTTAACCGTACATGGAAAGCTTGGGGGTTAGCAATTGTCGGTGCTGAATATATTCTACGTTGGCTCCCAAAAGGAACTCATGACTATAAAAAATTTCTAAAACCTCAAGAGCTTAAAAAGCTATTATCTCAAAATACCCTATCCGTTATTGATGAGATTGGCATTACTTATAATCCATTAAATGATAGCTGGAATCGCTCAAAAGATATGGACGTTAACTACATGCTTCTTGCAAAACGGTTTGAATAA
- a CDS encoding aspartate kinase — MARIVMKFGGTSVANIECIHNVARHVKREVDAGNEIAVVVSAMAGKTNELVQWTREASPMHDAREYDVIVSSGEQVTAGLLAITLQAMGVNARSWLGWQIPIYTDNAHSGARIVDIDGSFLIQRFQEGQVAVIAGFQGLAPNNRISTLGRGGSDTSAVAVAAALQADRCDIYTDVDGVYTTDPRVEPKARRLPKVAFEEMLEMASLGAKVLQVRSVELAMVHKVRTFVRSSFEDPDAVDMCSSVNPPGTLICDEDEIVEQQNVTGIAFAKDEAQISLRRLADRPGISAAIFGPLAEERINVDMIVQNISEDGSKTDMTFTVPSADVDKAVALLEKNRAEIGFDVIQSESDLAKVSVIGVGMRSHAGVAATAFKALAEKGINIQAITTSEIKISVLIDSAYTELAVRTLHAVYGLEIG, encoded by the coding sequence ATGGCACGTATTGTCATGAAATTTGGTGGCACATCTGTAGCAAACATTGAATGTATTCATAATGTTGCTCGACATGTCAAAAGAGAAGTAGATGCGGGTAATGAGATTGCAGTAGTGGTATCTGCAATGGCCGGTAAAACAAATGAGCTCGTTCAGTGGACGCGTGAAGCTTCACCAATGCATGATGCTCGTGAATATGATGTAATCGTTTCTTCTGGGGAACAAGTAACAGCAGGTTTGTTGGCTATTACACTCCAAGCGATGGGAGTGAATGCTCGCTCATGGCTTGGGTGGCAAATCCCTATTTATACTGATAATGCACATAGCGGTGCACGGATTGTAGATATTGATGGATCTTTTTTAATACAGCGTTTTCAAGAGGGGCAGGTAGCAGTTATTGCTGGTTTTCAAGGATTAGCTCCAAATAATAGAATTTCTACCTTGGGACGAGGTGGGTCAGATACAAGTGCTGTTGCAGTGGCGGCGGCTTTGCAGGCTGATCGTTGTGATATTTATACAGATGTAGATGGTGTTTATACAACTGATCCGCGAGTTGAACCTAAGGCACGTCGTTTACCGAAAGTGGCTTTTGAAGAAATGCTTGAAATGGCTTCTCTTGGGGCAAAAGTTTTGCAAGTTAGGTCTGTTGAATTAGCTATGGTCCATAAAGTTCGTACTTTTGTACGCTCAAGTTTTGAAGATCCCGATGCTGTGGACATGTGCAGTTCAGTTAATCCCCCTGGAACACTTATTTGCGATGAGGATGAGATTGTGGAACAACAAAATGTTACTGGTATTGCTTTTGCTAAAGATGAAGCACAAATTTCACTACGTAGGCTGGCGGATCGTCCGGGTATTTCTGCAGCAATTTTTGGCCCTTTGGCTGAAGAGCGTATCAATGTTGATATGATTGTGCAGAATATTTCTGAAGACGGTTCAAAGACTGATATGACTTTTACTGTACCATCAGCTGATGTAGATAAGGCTGTTGCACTTCTTGAGAAAAATCGTGCAGAGATTGGGTTTGATGTTATTCAGTCTGAGAGTGATCTTGCAAAAGTTTCTGTTATTGGTGTTGGTATGCGCAGTCATGCAGGGGTTGCAGCTACAGCATTTAAGGCTTTGGCTGAAAAAGGCATTAATATTCAAGCAATTACCACTTCAGAGATTAAGATTTCTGTCTTAATTGATAGTGCTTATACTGAACTTGCAGTAAGAACTTTGCATGCTGTTTATGGTCTTGAGATAGGATAA
- a CDS encoding SLC13 family permease, with protein sequence MTEDQIMAFSIIGLMMAVFMWGRFRYDIVAVCTLLIACILGLVNPKEAFSGFSNDIVIIVGSAFIISTVMSRSGIVEYIIQRMWPDVKSVKLQLAFLVISVVLLSMFVKNIGALAIMLPIAFQFARRSHVSPSVFLMPMAFGSLLGGLMTQIGTSPNIVVSAMRERLEGIPFTMFDFIPVGATIAAVGVFYLIFFSWRLPIRAHSSTSFDDAVDICNYVSEVRIPVNSPIVGKTIIDLIKPSGGEVMVIQIIRNEVSISPLPDFVFAKDDTVLLEGSHTGLDTVINSARLEFATGRTLSVGDKGSQLDIVEAVITDNSPLIGISAKRLSLFDHYDVNLLALSRQCERVRGRLGDVVFRLGDVIVLQGQDMVIPSLLRELKCLPLAKRNIMFGNLRHGLMSLAILFVAIITTAFQIVPVAFSFFSAAIAMVVFRILPMRDLYHALDGQILVLLATLIPVSEILEKTGCTDLIGGWLSQMAVFLPPSGALALILITAMLITPFLNNAATVMVIAPIASSFAHSLHYKPEAFLMAVAIGAGCDFLTPIGHQCTMLVMGPGGYRFSDYARFGAPLAVLIAIVAVPMLMWVWPLQ encoded by the coding sequence ATGACAGAAGATCAAATAATGGCTTTTTCTATTATTGGTCTCATGATGGCTGTTTTTATGTGGGGTCGGTTTCGTTATGATATCGTTGCTGTTTGCACATTGTTGATTGCTTGCATTCTTGGTCTTGTTAATCCGAAGGAAGCATTTAGTGGTTTTAGTAATGATATTGTTATTATCGTAGGTAGTGCGTTTATCATCAGCACAGTTATGTCACGCTCTGGCATTGTGGAATATATTATTCAACGAATGTGGCCTGATGTAAAGTCAGTAAAACTTCAATTAGCTTTTTTAGTTATTTCTGTGGTTCTTTTATCAATGTTTGTTAAAAACATTGGTGCTTTAGCTATTATGCTTCCGATTGCTTTCCAATTTGCTCGCCGTTCTCATGTTTCACCATCTGTGTTTTTGATGCCAATGGCATTTGGTTCTTTATTAGGTGGTCTCATGACACAGATAGGCACTTCTCCCAACATTGTTGTTTCAGCTATGCGAGAACGTTTAGAAGGAATCCCTTTCACTATGTTTGATTTTATACCGGTTGGTGCAACAATTGCTGCTGTTGGAGTTTTCTATTTAATATTTTTTTCTTGGCGTTTACCTATCCGTGCGCATTCAAGCACATCATTTGATGATGCTGTTGATATTTGTAATTATGTTTCAGAAGTGCGTATTCCCGTTAATTCTCCCATTGTAGGAAAAACTATTATTGATCTCATTAAACCATCAGGCGGTGAAGTTATGGTTATTCAGATCATTAGAAATGAAGTATCCATTTCACCATTACCAGATTTTGTTTTTGCCAAAGATGATACTGTTCTGCTGGAAGGCTCACATACAGGGCTAGACACTGTGATTAATTCAGCTCGCTTAGAATTTGCTACTGGTCGTACTCTTTCTGTAGGTGATAAAGGTAGCCAGCTTGATATTGTTGAGGCTGTTATTACAGATAATTCTCCTCTTATTGGTATCAGTGCTAAAAGACTTTCGTTGTTTGATCACTATGATGTAAATTTACTTGCTTTAAGTCGTCAATGTGAAAGGGTACGTGGTAGGCTTGGTGATGTTGTTTTCCGTCTCGGGGATGTTATTGTTTTGCAGGGACAGGATATGGTTATTCCGAGCTTGTTAAGAGAATTGAAATGTCTTCCTTTAGCAAAACGCAATATCATGTTCGGTAATTTACGACATGGCCTTATGTCTTTAGCTATTTTGTTTGTAGCAATTATTACGACAGCTTTTCAAATTGTTCCGGTTGCATTTTCTTTTTTTTCTGCAGCTATTGCGATGGTCGTTTTTCGGATTCTTCCAATGCGGGATTTGTACCATGCTTTAGATGGACAAATATTGGTGTTATTAGCAACTCTTATTCCAGTAAGTGAAATATTGGAAAAAACAGGGTGCACGGATTTGATTGGTGGTTGGCTTAGCCAAATGGCTGTATTTTTACCACCATCTGGTGCATTAGCACTTATCTTGATTACAGCAATGCTGATAACACCATTTTTAAACAATGCAGCAACAGTGATGGTTATTGCACCAATTGCATCAAGTTTTGCTCATTCTCTTCATTATAAACCTGAGGCTTTTTTAATGGCTGTTGCGATAGGCGCTGGGTGTGATTTTCTTACACCTATTGGGCATCAATGTACTATGTTAGTAATGGGGCCTGGTGGTTATCGTTTTAGTGATTATGCACGTTTTGGTGCTCCGTTGGCAGTGTTGATAGCAATTGTTGCGGTTCCGATGTTAATGTGGGTTTGGCCATTACAATAG